CACGCCCTCTTTCACAAGCATATCGATCAGTGATTGCGGCCAGACTGTCTCTTCGGTAGAGCGCAGCGCATTGACAGACCACCAACGATGATCCGCCATGACCTGCGTCTCATGGGCGGTCCATTCCGCTTTTGACAGGTCCTCATCGGGTGCGTGAACCAGATAATACTGCTCAATCGCCAACACCGTTTCCCCGCAAGGCAGCATCAAGGGGACCTTGCGGTCCGCAATGGGCGCCGCAACAGTGTCAACCTTGATTCCCGTTTCCTCACGCAGCTCGCGTATTGCAGCCACCTCGAAGGTTTCACCAGCCTCTACGCCACCGCCAGGCGTAGCCCAATAATTTTGCCCGGCCAATGGTCCGTCTTTATGGACGAACCTGAACAGAAGCACCTCATGGGAGGGGTTGATCACCAGCAGGCGTGACGCCTTTCGTTCGCGCATTGAATCCATCCCTTCCTTAGGCCGATGTCGTCGTTTCCAACAATTGCGCAATCGCTTTGCGCAATTCCCCATGCTCACTTTCCGCATACGGCTGTGCGTTTTTCCAGTCATAAAACCACGCTGGCATCTTGCGTTTGTCGTCCGGTTCCGAGGCGTAGCGCGGGAAAATGTGACAATGCAGTTCCGGCTCGGAATTGCCTAAAATCTCGTAGTTCATACGCAGCGCACCAGTGGCCTGCAACACCGCATCGCCCAGGAGGGCCATGTCCAGCAGGTAGGCAGTGCGGGCCTCGGTATCGAGGTCGTTCAGACTGGCAACGACCGGGTCAGGCAGCAGCAGGCAGTAACCAGGGAGAAACTGTACATCACCCATGACCGCCCAGCCCGAGGCCATGCGGCATATAACCTTGTCGTTGGTGCTGTTACGGGCCTGTGCTACACGTTCGGTGATAAGCGCCATGCAAAATCCTTGATCAACCTGAAGTCCAGGCGGCATCTTAACGCGATTTCAAGCACTGCCATCCACCTGCGCGCACGGCATAACCTGCTGAAGGTAAGCGTCCAGGACATCGGTATTCGCTGACGAACCCATCGCACCGATATACCCATCAGGTCGCACCAGCACCCACTCGCCCATCGCCAGTTCGTAGGCATGTTTAACGTAGCCATGGTCGTCGAGCACATCACCCTCAGGTCCAACTCTATGGACATGCAAGCCCGGCCGAGTAGGCACCACCCCGCGCGCTACGCCATAACTGAGCACCGTCCAGTGCGTTCCCTTGAACAGATGGAACAGCCGCAACGCCTGCCCAGCGGCACCTCGGACCGGCGCGTCCGGCGCCCGGTCGCCCGCTGCAACGCCTTTACGCACGGGGCTCTTCAACGCCAGCGAGGACTCTGGATAGGCAATATCCAACTGATGCACTTCCCTGCCCCGACGCAGTTCGCCGTTCTTCATCTCACCCAGCAATTGGGTGGACAAACCAAGCACGCAAGCGGCGACAGGCCGACGCTCCGCTTCATAGGTATCCAGTAAATCATCAGGTGCCCCCTGTACCACCGCCGCCAGCTTCCAGCCCAGGTTGTAAGCGTCCTGCACGCTGGTATTCAGGCCCTGGCCACCGGTGGGTGGATGGATATGGGCGGCGTCCCCCACCAGCAGCACCCTCCCCACGCGGTATTGATCCGCCAGGCGGGCATTCATGGTGTAGGCCGACGACCAAGACACCGCGTGCACCTGGATATCGGCGCGACCGGTGCGATGGGCGATGATTACGGTGAGCCCCTCGGCACTGAAATCGACGTCAAGATCCGCGGGAATCGGCCCCTGAATCTGGAACAGCTCGGTGCCGGCCAGGGGGCATATCGCAATTTGGCGCTGCATATCGCCGTCACCAAAACGGTGCCAGGC
The genomic region above belongs to Pseudomonas azotoformans and contains:
- a CDS encoding NUDIX hydrolase, with product MRERKASRLLVINPSHEVLLFRFVHKDGPLAGQNYWATPGGGVEAGETFEVAAIRELREETGIKVDTVAAPIADRKVPLMLPCGETVLAIEQYYLVHAPDEDLSKAEWTAHETQVMADHRWWSVNALRSTEETVWPQSLIDMLVKEGVFQPAT
- a CDS encoding HIT family protein; translated protein: MALITERVAQARNSTNDKVICRMASGWAVMGDVQFLPGYCLLLPDPVVASLNDLDTEARTAYLLDMALLGDAVLQATGALRMNYEILGNSEPELHCHIFPRYASEPDDKRKMPAWFYDWKNAQPYAESEHGELRKAIAQLLETTTSA
- a CDS encoding FAD-dependent oxidoreductase; translated protein: MKAQFAVDVLICGAGAAGLTLAIDLARRGITFRLIEKNAHPFQGSRGKGIQPRSQEVFEDLGILDRLMAVGGVYPTDRRYRDDGSYSETEFTESKASMPAEPYRQPLMVPQFLTERVMRERLLEWGHQPEFACELVGFEQDGNAVTARLIGNAGEEHIRVRWLVGADGGRSFVRHALDIGFPGKTLGVRALVADVELSGLTRDAWHRFGDGDMQRQIAICPLAGTELFQIQGPIPADLDVDFSAEGLTVIIAHRTGRADIQVHAVSWSSAYTMNARLADQYRVGRVLLVGDAAHIHPPTGGQGLNTSVQDAYNLGWKLAAVVQGAPDDLLDTYEAERRPVAACVLGLSTQLLGEMKNGELRRGREVHQLDIAYPESSLALKSPVRKGVAAGDRAPDAPVRGAAGQALRLFHLFKGTHWTVLSYGVARGVVPTRPGLHVHRVGPEGDVLDDHGYVKHAYELAMGEWVLVRPDGYIGAMGSSANTDVLDAYLQQVMPCAQVDGSA